The sequence CCTCCTCTAGATAGGACGAAGCTagctgccgccgccgctccccCGTCCGAAACGGGCCGGGACGATACATGGCGCTGATGACTGGTCGTCGTCGGGGGAGCTCGAGACGGCTGTGTTCTTCACCTTCTTCCTGTTCCCGACGAAAGAGGCCTTCCACGTACACCAATTATCGCTTGTACTAGCTACCACAGCAGAGAGGGGAGGGGCCCGGGCGCCCGGCCAACCGAGTTGCGCACGCAGGCTGTACGCAACCGCAGCAGCCAGGCTAAGGTGCTAGGTAGCTAGTTTGTAGAGTGCGCGCGCGCGGGGCAGGTGGCGTGTTGGCGCCGTCATCGTACTCGTACGTACGTCTGTTCTCTCTCTGCGGATGGTCATCATGGCCGGGATGCTCCCCGGCGTGGAGTTCGCGCGGCGCCGGCGGCGGGCGTCGTCCTTGTGCCTGTACGCACCTTCTTCCAAGGAGTGGAGCAGCGCGTGCATGGagacgacggcgacggcgactgcGCGCGCGTGGACGACGCTGGGGCTGGGCAGCGGCGCCCGGGAGGCGAAGGAGAGGCTGGATCAGAAGCTCCGTGCCCAGAGACAACCTGTGGTGCTCAAGAGGTGCGTTTGCTTTTGCTGCTTGTCTGTTCAGTATGGCAGATGCTACACATGCTACTTTCTGCAGCAAGATGTCAAGACAATATTGTACAAATCCTGTTGTTATATTCTGGTCTGAAATGAACATCGGTGCAGGCATGAGATGAGCACGAGCCCCACGATCACCAAAGCGCACGACGACGCAACGTGCAGGTGCAGCGgtggcctccaccgccaccactcgTCAGCGTGCAGCAGCGACACGGGCGTGCTGCTGCGGCGGGAAGTGGTGTCGTCGCCGAAACCGAACAagaagggaggaggaggaggagggggccgGTTCGGCTGGTGCCGGCTACTGGCAGGCGGGCGGCGCGGGCCGCCGGCGGCAGCGGAGGCGGGGTGCGCGGTGTGCCTGGAGGAGCTCCGCGCGGGGGACGTGGTGGCGCGCCTGCCCTGCGCGCACCGCTTCCACTGGTCCTGCGCCGTGCCCTGGGTCCAGGCCGCGTCGCGGTGCCCCGTCtgccgcgcccacgcccgcgtcTAGCTGCCTCATCGGCTGCTGCTGGCCTGCACCCGCGGCGCGCCGCATGGGATGCGTCGTGCCTCGTGTCAAAGAGAAGGCCGCGCCATGCACGGACGGGGAGAAGAGAACCACGAGCTAAAGCAACCAGGACAAATAGGGAGGGGAGCCGAGGGTACTGCGTGTCTAAACATTTTTTTTTACCCGCCTACAGAAGTAATGCGCCCCCACTGTGTCATGATGTCAAATAACAAACATCAGGCAGTATACCTGAAATAGAAATAAGATATGTAATGGTGTAAatatagggggtgtttggtttctagggactaatgtttagtcccatcattttattccattttagtctataaattatcaaatatagaaactaaaatagagttttagtttctatatttggcaattttggaactaaaatggaataaaatgtagggactaaaaattagtccctagaaaccaaacacccccataTACACGCAGTTAATCCGAACGTTGTAAATACAGCAGAAGGTACCGTGGTACGGCATGACGTATTGGTATTGACTCGCGGAGAATTGCACAGGTAGCCACATACTGCATTCTCTTTCCAGGATATATTATCCAAGAAGCTATCCCGTCTGTCCTCTTGTTGTACGACTAAAGGTACTCTAGCTACCAGACTAGGCTGTCTCCAACAAGGACCTGTATAAGGTCCGGTACGCTATATTTACAGGTTTGTGAGCTCCTGCATCCATCCAGCAATAgactctaaatgctcctctaaaaTATAGAGGGTGAGCTTCGTCCGCCATTTGTAGAGACTGTACGAGCGTCCGCTATCTCCTGTGTCGGCTCCTTCGCGCGTCCGCTCGGAGATTTCCCTCGTTCTCGCAGGGAGGCCGTGGACGTACGACCACCGGGGACCTCGAGCTAGCGCGCAGCCGGGGCGAGCCCGGTCCCGCCGGTGAGCCCTATCCCCGTCCGACTGTGAAGTTTGTCGTGTCTGTGTCACAGACATGAACGGGAGGTCGTTGCCGGGGTGTAGAGCACGAGGGGCAGCGGCGAGGACACTGGAGAGCTGCTACGAGGAGACGGCGGGAACATGGCGGCGAGCTGCTGCGAGGAGACGATGGGAACATGGCGGCGAGGAGACTGCAGATTTGCTGCTGCTCGCTGTAGCATGTGATGAGGGTCAAAAAAGATTTATTTAAATGAATGAAAGAGCTCGACGGGTGTTTGAGAAATATATGTCATGTGATAAAAAAATAGGAACTTTAGTTTCTAGTATACGTTCACAATAATTGCATATATATTTGTTTTCATAATTAATATAAGTTCACAAAACTGTAATAATGTTAATTACGTTCGTTTTTCATGAAAAATAGATTAAAATTTTGTTTCTATGTGAAATGGAGAATAAAGAAACTAGTTTATGCAATCGGTTATTACTGTAGATATAGAGGAtcaaatttagaggacgttgctggagacgaagaaaatatagaggatgaaattttTTAGAGACAGGGGATATTTCTTTAGAGGAtgaaatttaggggacgttgctggagacagtcaaATGACCACCACCACAGGCGGCGTACGTGTGTGTATGTATGTATTCAAATGTGGACGTGGTTTTCAAaccacatatatatcacaaatgTGCCCATCGTCGTCAGAATAAATAATCCCTACCGTGGTGCGCCCATCGTCAGAAACCACCACGGCCGTTGTGCACGGAACGAAAATGCAGACGCACTCGCGTGAGAAAACAAGAAAAAAGGGGGAAGAGAAAATGGACGGGTAGACGTCGATACGGTACGGAGGCCTACACGGTAGCAGTGGACTGCAAAAGCAAGGTATAGTAGTGATGGTCAGAGTCACGGTTGTGAAAAATCAGCACGTACGTAAACGTAACCCACGGTCACAACCAGGGAGTTCAATTTCTTCTAGCTTCGATGGACCCCTAGGCCCTAGCCAGTAGCCACCGCTGACTGCAAAACAAGATCCACCGTCGTCGTCTACACTAGGaatttgctttctttcttttttccggagaaaagaagagagagagagagagagagagtcgaaATGCCCACTGGAAACTGGGCTCGGAGAAGAAGCGAACTTTCAGACCGGCCGTCCCTTTAAAGGGGCTAAAACCAGGTTAGGCCCATCTACTTTCACTCTCGTCGGCCCAGTTCATCTGCACTCGGCGGTTGGCCAGTGAGGGGATTATAGGgcatgtttgtttcggcttctggcagcttctggccaccaaaagctgctgcggactgccaaacgctcagcttttcagccagcttctataaaattcgtttgagcaaaaaccatccaaaatcaacataaacacataatcggttgagtcgttgtaatagtaggaatccgtcactttctaaatcctgagccctatgaacaactttatctttctccacacgtaatcgtaatgatactcagattcttcccacagccagattctccccacagccagattttcagaaaagctggtcagaaaaaagctgaaccaaacaggcccatagTCCCGCCTCGGCGCTGCAATGAGTCACGATGGGGCACGGTGGCTACATAAATGGACCTGTGGATACTTACCTGGACGGGGTCGATAGCCTATCAAGAAGGCCTATGGCCTAGACCAGTGATCTATATTGCACTTGATGGATGTGCTGGTCTACTATCTCCCCAAATGGGAGAGTAGACGTCATAATTTATGAGCGAGGGGGTACGCGTTCGCGCGGCCCCTACCAATTCTGAGAAAATATTTAAATTTTGTTGTTTACTGTCTTTAATTTTTGTTATTTACGGTAGTTAGCCCATGCTCTGTAATAGACCTTCACCAGCAGTTCCGCTGCTCAAGCCACGAAGGCTCAGCACCGAATAAGTTCCATCTCCATCAGCACATCTCTGTTCCCGGCTCCATCAGCACCGAATATGTTCCCTACAACATCAGGTCACGAGAACAGGGGATTGTGACATTTGATTCCAGAATTTACAAATATGTACAGGCTGTCATACACGAGGCGGGAGGCTACAAAAGCTACTGTATACAAAGTCTCGGTATCTTAAAAGTTGATGACAGGAACAGCGACTCATCGGTCGCAGGGTTGGTTTGGCCATTCTCTTCGGCAGGGAGACAGTCAAAGTTGA is a genomic window of Zea mays cultivar B73 chromosome 5, Zm-B73-REFERENCE-NAM-5.0, whole genome shotgun sequence containing:
- the LOC103627863 gene encoding uncharacterized protein; this encodes MVIMAGMLPGVEFARRRRRASSLCLYAPSSKEWSSACMETTATATARAWTTLGLGSGAREAKERLDQKLRAQRQPVVLKRHEMSTSPTITKAHDDATCRCSGGLHRHHSSACSSDTGVLLRREVVSSPKPNKKGGGGGGGRFGWCRLLAGGRRGPPAAAEAGCAVCLEELRAGDVVARLPCAHRFHWSCAVPWVQAASRCPVCRAHARV